In one Fusarium falciforme chromosome 5, complete sequence genomic region, the following are encoded:
- a CDS encoding Gln-synt-C domain-containing protein — MAVDQVNTEEALRRVIQTTPIIDHHAHPLLKLGAIRKHSLLSIATEANGDALNSSRTSLAHIRTVKHLSGLLGTEPTWEAVEAAIVKKQGGNYQEWVRTCLSGIENILVDDGLGNSADVEPYNTFDAYTRSPNKRILRIEEVAADCIERACAQFSHPSEAFSGAVENFMDAIYDALDDPEVVGFKSVICYRTGLDVVQITDLELLMSKFQAVFDERKAEGAEKFTRLEHEPLNDYFLHILAGLIQNSEDEHKKPLQFHTGLGDNDITLTKSSPAHLQEFIKTYPEVPIVLLHAGYPFTRELGYLATVYSNVYADIGEVFPFLSRDGQEGVVRQILELCPVSKILWSTDGHWFPETYVLAVDQLREVLDTVLVDYVYKGDLTWSQAGQLVKDVLFNNANKLYDLRLEFRPLQPDSSYRLESSEHNNIATLARFLKNKEEPRFLRVYWNDFTAMPRMRAIPMRRVWSLLRNGEDFTFGVTKAGLGLLQVDVPAPNVTPTGEYRLHPDLNTLRLGPRKGHVTVMGDFKEKDGSAVALCPRTLLKQTLAKAAEQGLAFTLGFEIELVLFRRGEETKYETLNGDGHAWSVGRAMEHEAIEVLEDAIEQLDAAGVYIEMVHPESANGQYEVILPKAPALEAVDTLLYARDVINSCATARGFRMTLHPKPYAIACGTAAHVHMSISSAKGSDKEVYEPFYAGVLKHLRAITAFTYSNMVSYERVLDGCWAGGTWVAWGTQNREAPLRKIEDSHWELKCIDGLANPYLALSAVLLAGTKGVADGEKMAWGDCVEDPSQLSLSERERLNVKVKLPKSIKEALGALMQDTELCGLLGSGLVHRYFDVKKAETDMLEKMDDEERSRWIMERY, encoded by the coding sequence ATGGCGGTGGATCAGGTCAACACCGAAGAGGCACTTCGGCGGGTCATCCAGACCACTCCCATCATCGACCATCACGCACACCCGCTGCTCAAGCTCGGCGCGATAAGGAAGCATTCGCTTCTATCTATCGCTACCGAGGCTAACGGCGATGCCCTCAACTCCTCACGCACCAGTCTGGCTCACATCCGTACCGTGAAGCATCTGTCCGGACTTCTCGGCACTGAACCAACCTGGGAAGCTGTTGAGGCAGCCATCGTGAAGAAGCAAGGAGGAAACTACCAGGAATGGGTCCGGACATGTCTTTCGGGGATCGAGAACATCCTCGTCGACGATGGTCTGGGCAACTCGGCTGATGTCGAGCCTTACAACACGTTTGACGCTTATACGAGAAGCCCCAACAAGCGTATCCTCCGCATTGAAGAGGTCGCGGCTGATTGTATTGAACGGGCATGTGCTCAGTTCTCCCACCCCTCCGAGGCGTTCTCGGGAGCTGTCGAGAACTTTATGGATGCCATCTACGACGCCCTCGACGACCCCGAGGTTGTCGGCTTCAAGTCCGTCATCTGCTATCGGACCGGCCTCGACGTGGTCCAGATCACCGACCTGGAGCTACTCATGTCGAAATTCCAGGCTGTCTTCGACGAAAGGAAGGCAGAAGGTGCTGAGAAGTTCACACGACTTGAGCATGAGCCTCTCAACGACTACTTCCTTCATATCCTGGCCGGCTTGATCCAAAACAGCGAGGACGAGCACAAGAAGCCTCTGCAGTTCCATACAGGCCTTGGCGACAACGACATAACTCTGACCAAGTCGTCGCCTGCCCATCTGCAGGAATTTATCAAGACATACCCCGAAGTGCCGATCGTACTTCTCCACGCCGGTTACCCTTTCACCCGCGAGCTAGGGTATCTGGCCACAGTCTACAGTAATGTGTACGCAGACATTGGCGAGGTGTTCCCCTTCCTGAGCCGGGATGGACAGGAGGGGGTCGTCCGCCAGATTCTGGAACTCTGCCCCGTGTCCAAGATCCTCTGGAGCACAGATGGACATTGGTTCCCCGAGACGTACGTTCTGGCCGTGGACCAGCTCCGAGAAGTCCTGGACACCGTCCTCGTCGACTATGTCTACAAGGGGGACTTGACCTGGTCGCAAGCAGGCCAGCTGGTCAAGGATGTCTTGTTCAACAACGCGAACAAGCTCTATGACCTTAGATTGGAGTTCCGACCTCTGCAACCGGACTCCAGCTATAGGCTTGAGAGCTCCGAGCACAACAACATAGCAACACTGGCCCGGTTCCTGAAGAACAAGGAGGAGCCGAGGTTCCTGCGGGTGTACTGGAATGACTTCACTGCGATGCCCCGGATGAGGGCTATCCCGATGCGCAGGGTGTGGTCTCTGCTTCGAAACGGCGAGGACTTTACTTTTGGCGTGACAAAGGctggtcttggtcttctccAGGTTGATGTGCCAGCGCCAAATGTCACACCGACGGGAGAGTACAGACTGCATCCGGATCTCAACACTCTACGCCTCGGTCCTCGGAAGGGTCATGTGACCGTCATGGGAGacttcaaggagaaggacggTTCAGCTGTTGCTCTCTGCCCTAGGACCTTATTGAAGCAGACTCTTGCCAAGGCAGCTGAACAAGGTCTGGCGTTCACCCTTGGGTTCGAGATCGAGCTCGTCCTCTTCCGTCGTGGAGAAGAGACCAAATACGAGACTCTCAACGGTGATGGGCATGCATGGTCAGTGGGACGAGCTATGGAGCACGAGGCGATCGAAGTCCTCGAGGACGCCATCGAACAGCTCGACGCTGCTGGTGTATACATCGAGATGGTACACCCGGAGAGCGCCAATGGGCAGTACGAGGTTATCCTGCCCAAGGCGCCTGCGCTCGAGGCGGTAGATACTCTTCTTTACGCACGGGACGTCATCAACAGCTGTGCTACAGCTCGAGGATTCCGCATGACGCTCCACCCCAAGCCATACGCCATCGCTTGTGGAACGGCGGCGCATGTACATATGTCCATCTCATCGGCCAAGGGCTCGGACAAGGAGGTGTATGAGCCATTCTACGCTGGTGTCCTGAAGCACCTTCGTGCCATCACCGCCTTTACATACAGCAACATGGTCAGCTACGAACGAGTGCTGGACGGCTGCTGGGCTGGTGGTACTTGGGTGGCTTGGGGCACGCAGAACCGCGAGGCGCCGCTGCGCAAGATCGAGGATAGCCACTGGGAGCTCAAGTGTATCGACGGCCTCGCGAACCCTTATCTGGCGCTGTCGGCGGTGCTGCTGGCGGGCACCAAGGGCGTGGCCGACGGGGAGAAGATGGCGTGGGGGGACTGTGTCGAAGACCCGTCGCAGCTGTCACTttcggagagggagaggcttAATGTGAAGGTGAAGCTACCTAAGAGCATCAAGGAGGCCCTCGGGGCACTGATGCAGGACACGGAGCTGTGCGGGCTGCTGGGGTCGGGGCTTGTGCACAGGTATTTCGATGTCAAGAAGGCTGAGACGGACAtgttggagaagatggatgacgaggagcgGTCTCGATGGATCATGGAGCGGTATTAA
- a CDS encoding Repressor of RNA polymerase III transcription MAF1, with amino-acid sequence MKYLPVQDFEAVTGALNFNTPDCNVTGGCDLYTTKSTGSDKKLYKNIDKDLNSQHEALLKLGASLSPPERAQMLATSPSMQLFSHSSAFGPLSELSSRRTFAYLIATLNASHPHYDFSHVLRPNDFKRERNLRRVMVNLDSILQNVRPNFEPKSLGSSLDSDTSSNWGPQCWSLIDKEMHLNECTIFSYHPDTDPFEEDESAIWAAHYFFFNRSLKRVAYLYVRVVPVISSHSPTLRPTNLARNHSNRQELESAGAQKRANYWLGDRDAELVPYTEDDEDMDDGLFWNRGEDGDLVAYSDDEFDDDIDDMDMLDRSNERFMSEDIAGRMEI; translated from the exons ATGAAG TATCTACCAGTGCAAGACTTCGAAGCGGTGACGGGCGCCCTCAACTTCAACACACCCGACTGCAACGTTACTGGCGGTTGCGATCTTTACACGACAAAGTCAACAGGCTCCGACAAGAAGCTCTACAAGAATATCGATAAGGATCTCAACTCGCAACATGAAgccctcctcaagctcggcgCCAGCCTGTCACCACCAGAGCGTGCGCAGATGCTGGCCACCTCACCGAGCATGCAGCTATTTTCACACTCAAGCGCCTTCGGTCCTCTATCAGAACTTTCAAGCCGTCGGACATTTGCGTACTTGATCGCGACGCTGAACGCCAGTCATCCCCATTACGATTTCTCCCACGTTCTTCGGCCCAACGACTTCAAGCGCGAGCGAAACCTGCGCCGCGTCATGGTCAACCTCGATTCGATTCTCCAAAACGTGAGGCCAAACTTTGAGCCCAAGTCGCTCGGCTCCTCTCTCGATAGCGACACAAGTTCCAACTGGGGACCCCAATGCTGGTCGTTGATCGACAAGGAAATGCACCTTAACGAGTGTACAATCTTCAGCTATCACCCCGACACCGACCCgtttgaggaggacgagagcGCCATCTGGGCCGCCCAttacttcttcttcaaccgaTCCCTGAAGCGTGTGGCATACCTCTATGTGCGCGTAGTACCTGTCATCTCATCCCACAGCCCGACACTCCGGCCTACAAACCTGGCAAGGAACCACAGCAACCGACAAGAGCTCGAGTCAGCCGGTGCGCAGAAGCGTGCCAACTACTGGCTTGGTGATCGAGATGCTGAGCTGGTGCCGTACacggaagacgacgaggacatggATGACGGACTGTTCTGGAACAGAGGGGAAGATGGCGATCTTGTTGCTTACTCAGATGACGAGTTTGACGACGACATTGATGATATGGATATGCTCGACAGAAGCAACGAGAGGTTCATGAGTGAAGACATCGCCGGCCGGATGGAGATTTAG
- a CDS encoding AP complex subunit sigma: protein MAIQYLILLSRQGKVRLAKWFTTLSPKDKAKIVKDVSQLVLARRTRMCNFLEYKDTKIVYRRYASLFFIAGCSSEDNELITLEIIHRYVEQMDKYYGNVCELDIIFSFTKAYYILDELLLAGELQESSKKNVLRCIGQQDSLEDMEVEDEVTKIM from the exons ATGGCGATCCA ATACCTCATTCTCCTGTCCCGTCAGGGCAAAGTG CGCCTCGCCAAGTGGTTCACAACACTCTcccccaaggacaaggccaagatcgtCAAGGACGTGTCCCAGCTCGTGCTCGCCCGTAGGACGCGGATGTGCAACTTTCTGGAGTACAAGG ACACCAAGATCGTCTATCGCCGATATGCCTCGCTCTTCTTCATTGCGGGATGTTCCTCGGAGGACAATGAGTTGATCACCCTCGAAATCATCCACCGATACGTCGAGCAGATGGACAAATACTACGGCAACGTTTGCGAGCTCGATATCATCTTCTCCTTTACCAAGGCGTACTACATCCTTGACgaactcctcctcgccggcgAGCTGCAGGAGAGCAGCAAGAAGAACGTACTCCGCTGCATCGGCCAGCAAGACTCTCTTGAGGACATGGAG GTTGAGGACGAAGTTACAAAGATCATGTAG
- a CDS encoding GCS light chain — translation MTKLILSTANVMSAGPSVIRKPGNNRSNLELVNSLRDNFAEARRDYATHAPGTNGFTNGDAPNGKATDVELWTERQGSALYVPRINWHAAGLREESSQYEITVKLFLLPGTPVAEREQYAKEALDLVRRELGIQTIDLLIVSFPGMSFEGNCEWEADKANANQGNLEEELATWKVFEGLHKQGLVKRLAVSEFGSEKLGAFIKRATIRPVIDQINLRNCCDVPPPLKKLAEEEGVELHVHTDCTDILPPGTLRELLGHGPRGAGLLADPAHNGTGLAGEIVPEWVVRYTAFVQDRGVIENKGYFAGAELVEP, via the exons ATGACGAAACTCATTCTCTCTACGGC CAATGTCATGTCGGCAGGCCCTTCGGTGATTCGCAAGCCCGGAAACAACAGATCCAACCTCGAACTCGTCAATTCCCTTCGCGACAACTTCGCTGAGGCTCGGCGCGACTATGCGACACATGCTCCTGGCACCAACGGCTTCACGAACGGTGATGCGCCCAACGGCAAGGCGACGGATGTCGAGCTCTGGACGGAGCGACAGGGCAGTGCGCTATACGTTCCCCGCATCAATTGGCACGCCGCCGGGTTGCGGGAGGAGTCGAGTCAGTATGAGATCACCGTGAAACTGTTCCTCTTGCCCGGGACGCCTGTCGCCGAGCGGGAGCAATACGCCAAGgaggccttggacttggtcCGGAGGGAGCTCGGTATTCAGACCATCGATCTGCTAATAGTTTCCTTCCCCGGCATGTCGTTTGAGGGCAATTGCGAGTGGGAAGCGGACAAGGCCAACGCTAATCAGGGCaatctggaggaggagcttgcgACTTGGAAGGTATTCGAGGGTTTGCACAAGCAGGGACTTGTCAAGCGACTGGCTGTGTCCGAGTTCGGCAGCGAAAAGCTAGGCGCCTTCATCAAGCGCGCCACCATTCGGCCCGTCATTGACCAGATCAACCTACGCAACTGCTGCGATGTCCCCCCGCcgctcaagaagctggctgaggaggagggagtcGAGTTGCACGTCCATACCGACTGCACTGATATTCTCCCCCCCGGAACTCTGCGCGAGCTCCTGGGCCACGGCCCCCGAGGCGCTGGCCTGCTCGCCGATCCCGCCCACAACGGAACCGGGCTGGCTGGGGAGATTGTTCCTGAATGGGTTGTGCGTTACACAGCATTTGTTCAGGATCGAGGCGTCATCGAGAACAAGGGCTATTTTGCCGGAGCGGAACTAGTGGAGCCCTAG
- a CDS encoding EKC/KEOPS complex subunit BUD32, which translates to MTATATAPATDPAAQQAHQFPLPKILEYPASTPPTLITQGAEGRLYKSTYLLPDIPCALKYRPPKPWRHPTLDQRLTRHRILSEARILAKCRRDGVRVPAVYAVDEAAGWLMLEWIHGGPVRKSINERLGSRTEGIEDDAELKSLMRRIGTAIGNMHKVGIVHGDLTTSNMMLAPPTDPKNQSPLDGELVIIDLGLASGSVSDEDRAVDLYVLERAFGSTHPRAECIFPELLDAYGQTFKQAKIALKKLEDVRMRGRKRSMLG; encoded by the coding sequence ATGACGGCCACAGCGACGGCGCCGGCCACCGACCCCGCGGCGCAGCAGGCGCATCAATTTCCCCTCCCCAAGATCCTCGAATACCCCGCGTCGACCCCGCCAACCCTCATCACACAAGGCGCCGAGGGCCGCCTCTACAAGAGCACCTACCTGCTGCCCGACATCCCCTGCGCCCTCAAGTACCGCCCTCCCAAGCCCTGGCGGCACCCGACTCTCGATCAGCGCCTCACGCGACACCGGATCCTGTCAGAGGCCCGCATCCTCGCAAAGTGCCGTCGCGATGGCGTCCGCGTGCCAGCCGTCTACGCTGTCGATGAGGCTGCTGGGTGGTTGATGTTGGAATGGATACATGGAGGGCCCGTTCGCAAGAGCATCAACGAGCGCCTCGGAAGCCGCACAGAGGGCATCGAGGATGacgccgagttgaagagcCTGATGCGACGCATCGGCACTGCTATTGGCAATATGCACAAGGTTGGAATCGTCCACGGGGACTTGACCACCAGTAACATGATGTTGGCGCCCCCTACCGATCCAAAGAACCAGAGTCCCCTTGATGGTGAACTAGTCATCATCGACCTCGGTCTTGCAAGTGGGAGTGTATCAGATGAAGACCGAGCGGTAGATCTCTACGTGCTAGAGAGGGCATTTGGTAGTACGCACCCCCGTGCTGAGTGTATCTTTCCAGAGCTGCTCGATGCGTATGGCCAAACTTTCAAGCAGGCCAAAATCGCACTTAAGAAGCTAGAAGATGTACGGATGAGAGGTCGCAAAAGAAGCATGCTGGGATAA
- a CDS encoding CMD domain-containing protein: MRIPYVPTPPPTKNDEEAAIVKRIEERRNPRPLQSLDLALLHSPPVADGWNSFLGAVRTKTSLSDDLRELAISRVAVCNKAWYEWKHHAPLAVKGGVSEAGLEAIKQDTLGERPAELSEKQWAVLLYTDEMTRNVHVKDETFDHLKKFFNEQEIVEITATVACYNCVSRFLVALDVGERNGTGPEAVSGH; the protein is encoded by the exons ATGAGAATCCCTTACGTACCCACCCCTCCCCCGACCAAGAACGATGAGGAAGCCGCCATTGTGAAGCGCATCGAGGAGCGACGGAaccctcgtcctcttcaGTCTTTGGACCTTGCGCTCCTTCACTCCCCACCTGTGGCAGACGGATGGAACTCGTTCCTCGGCGCTGTCCGCACAAAAACCTCTTTGAGCGACGACTTGCGTGAGCTCGCCATCTCGCGCGTTGCCGTCTGCAACAAGGCCTGGTATGAGTGGAAGCACCACGCCCCGCTGGCTGTCAAGGGCGGCGTCTCTGAGGCAGgactcgaggccatcaagcagGACACGCTGGGTGAGCGTCCAGCCGAGTTGTCAGAGAAGCAGTGGGCCGTGTTGCTCTACACGGatgagatgacgaggaatgTTCACGTCAAGGACGAGACGTTTGACCACTTGAAGAAGTTCTTCAATGAGCAGGAGATTGTCGAGATCACAGCAACG GTGGCTTGCTACAACTGTGTGAGCCGTTTCTTGGTGGCTCTCGACG TTGGGGAAAGAAACGGTACCGGCCCCGAAGCTGTCTCTGGTCATTGA
- a CDS encoding FACT complex subunit, protein MAEIKIDSKVFQERISHFVTAWKNDLRSKDGLFGGAQSMIVMMGKVEEIPEFHKNNAIHFWLLGYEFPTTLMLFTLDTLYILTTAKKAKHLEQLKGGRFPIEVLVRGKDAAENEKLFIKVTNKIKEAGNKVGTISRDTSRGPFVEEWKKLFAEQCKDVTQVDVSAALSTHAFAVKDESELRAMRTASKACVALMTPYFLDEMSNILDAEKKVKHSALAEKVDKKLDDNKFWQTVQLPSKAKLPSDLDPTQLDWILGPSIQSGGKYDLRFAGEPNDDNLHAGIIIAAMGLRYKSYCSTIARTYLVDPNKSQESSYKLLTLIHNTIIKEIRDGMTAKDVYAKALSIIRSKKPDMEKHFLKNVGWGIGLENKDPTLVLNAKNQRTLKDGMTLIINTGFQDIENPQPQDKHSKVYALVLTDTIRVTSAEPVVFTAEAPTSADANSFFFKDDEEAEPAPKKEKKDSRVGAVATKNITNTRLRSERTTQVANDDLEKKRREHQKELAAKKQKEGLARFSESTSGQNGGEVKKFKRFESYKRDNQFPPKIKNQEIIVDVKNNTVVLPIMGRPVPFHINTIKNASKSDENDFSFLRINFLSPGQGVGRKDDQPFEDATAHFVRSLTFRSSDGERYNEIANQISNMKRDAVKKEQEKKDMEDVVEQDKLVEIRNRRPAVLDNVYIRPAMEGKRVPGKVEIHQNGIRYISPLNAQHRVDVLFSNVKHLFFQPCQHELIVIIHIHLKDPIIVGNKKKTKDVQFYREATDIQFDETGNRKRKYRYGDEDEFEAEQEERRRRADLDRLFQGFAQKIAEAGRNEGIEVDMPIRDLGFHGVPFRSNVFVQPTTDCLIQVVEPPFMVITIEEVEIAHLERVQFGLKNFDMVFVFKDFTRAPYHVNTIPVEFLDQVKDYLDSSDIAYTEGPLNLNWPTIMKTVTADTHQFFVDGGWSFLQADSDESGGEDMSEEESAFEIDDDELDEASESSEEDSDFGSNASDDDDDEDAELDSDEEGEDWDELERKAKKRDRESAMEDEDRGSKKKRKR, encoded by the exons ATGGCCGAGATCAAGATTGACAGCAAGGTCTTCCAGGAGCGCATCTCGCACTTTGTGACTGCCTGGAAGAATGACCTCCGAAGCAAGGATGGCCTGTTCGGCGGCGCCCAGTCCATGATCGTGATGATgggcaaggtcgaggagATTCCCGAATTCCACAAGAACAATGCGATTCAC TTCTGGCTCCTAGGCTACGAGTTCCCGACCACGCTGATGCTGTTCACCTTGGACACGCTGTACATTCTCACGACAGCCAAGAAAG CGAAGCATCTCGAACAGCTCAAGGGCGGCCGATTCCCCATCGAAGTACTCGTGCGAGGCAAGGACGCTGCGGAGAACGAGAAGCTCTTCATCAAGGTTAccaacaagatcaaggaagCAGGA AACAAGGTCGGCACCATCTCCAGGGACACCTCCCGAGGCCCCTTTGTCGAAGAGTGGAAGAAGCTCTTTGCGGAGCAATGCAAGGATGTCACCCAAGTCGATGTGTCAGCGGCGCTCTCGACTCACGCCTTTGCTGTCAAGGACGAGAGCGAGCTCCGAGCGATGCGAACCGCTTCCAAGGCCTGCGTGGCCCTGATGACCCCCTACTTCCTCGATGAAATGTCCAATATCCTCgacgccgagaagaaggtcaagcATTCGGCGCTTGCCGAGAAGGTCGAcaagaagctcgacgacAACAAGTTCTGGCAGACAGTGCAACTTCCGAGCAAGGCGAAGCTCCCCTCCGACCTTGACCCAACCCAGCTGGACTGGATCCTGGGACCTTCGATCCAGAGCGGCGGCAAGTACGATCTCCGATTTGCGGGCGAGCCCAACGACGACAATCTCCATGCCGGCATCATTATCGCCGCCATGGGTCTCCGATACAAGTCGTACTGCTCGACAATCGCACGAACCTACCTGGTCGATCCCAACAAGTCCCAGGAGAGCAGCTACAAGCTCCTCACCCTCATtcacaacaccatcatcaaggagatcCGAGATGGTATGACGGCAAAGGATGTGTACGCCAAGGCTCTGAGCATCATCCGAAGCAAGAAGCCTGACATGGAGAAGCATTTCCTTAAGAACGTCGGCTGGGGTATTGGATTGGAGAACAAGGACCCAACCTTGGTGCTCAACGCCAAGAACCAGAGGACCCTGAAGGACGGCATGACTTTGATCATCAACACCGGATTCCAAGACATCGAGAACCCCCAGCCTCAGGACAAGCACAGCAAGGTGTATGCCTTGGTTCTTACCGACACCATCCGAGTCACCTCCGCAGAGCCCGTTGTGTTCACAGCCGAGGCGCCCACTAGCGCTGACGCAAACTCGTTCTTCttcaaggatgatgaggaggccgagcctgcgccaaagaaggagaagaaggactctCGTGTCGGTGCCGTTGCTACTAAGAACATCACAAACACAAGACTTCGCTCCGAGCGTACAACTCAAGTCGCCAACGACGATCTTGAAAAGAAGCGACGTGAGCACCAAAAGGAGCTCgcggccaagaagcaaaaggaaGGTCTGGCGAGATTCTCAGAATCCACCAGCGGCCAGAATGGcggcgaggtcaagaagtTCAAGCGATTCGAATCATACAAGAGAGACAACCAGTTCCcccccaagatcaagaatCAGGAGATCATTGTTGACGTCAAGAACAACACCGTCGTCCTCCCTATTATGGGACGTCCTGTTCCATTCCACATCAACACTATCAAGAACGCTAGCAAGAGTGATGAGAATGACTTCTCTTTCCTGCGTATCAACTTCCTGTCTCCTGGTCAGGGTGTGGGAAGAAAAGATGACCAGCCATTCGAAGATGCCACAGCACACTTTGTGCGCAGTTTGACCTTCCGATCGTCTGATGGAGAGAGATACAATGAGATAGCGAATCAGATTTCCAACATGAAGCGTGACgcggtcaagaaggagcaggagaagaaggacatggAGGATGTCGTTGAGCAGGACAAGCTGGTGGAGATTCGAA ATCGGCGACCGGCTGTATTGGACAATGTCTACATTCGACCTGCCATGGAGGGCAAGCGAGTGCCCGGAAAGGTTGAGATTCACCAGAACGGTATTCGATACATCTCACCCCTGAACGCACAGCATAGAGTGGATGTGCTGTTCTCCAACGTCAAGCATCTTTTCTTCCAGCCTTGCCAACACGAGCTGATTGTCATCATCCACATTCACCTCAAGGACCCCATCATTGTGggcaacaagaagaagaccaaggatgTGCAGTTCTACCGAGAAGCGACGGACATCCAGTTCGATGAGACGGGTAACCGCAAGCGCAAGTACCGGTacggtgatgaggatgagtttGAGGCAGAGCAGGAAGAGCGACGCCGGAGAGCCGACCTCGACCGACTCTTCCAGGGTTTCGCCCAGAAGATTGCCGAGGCTGGTCGCAACGAGGGTATCGAAGTGGATATGCCCATCCGCGACCTTGGATTCCATGGTGTGCCGTTCCGCAGCAACGTCTTTGTCCAGCCTACCACAGACTGCCTTATCCAGGTTGTTGAGCCTCCTTTCATGGTCATCACtatcgaggaggttgaaaTCGCGCACTTGGAACGTGTTCAGTTCGGCTTGAAGAACTTTGATATGGTCTTTGTCTTCAAGGACTTTACACGAGCGCCATACCACGTCAACACCATCCCTGTCGAGTTTCTTGACCAGGTCAAGGACTACCTGGACTCTTCCGACATTGCCTATACGGAAGGACCTCTCAACCTGAACTGGCCTACCATCATGAAGACAGTCACAGCAGACACTCACCAGTTCTTCGTCGATGGAGGTTGGTCCTTCCTCCAGGCCGACTCGGACGAgtctggcggcgaggacATGTCGGAAGAGGAGTCAGCGTTTGAgatcgatgacgatgagcttgACGAGGCGTCCGAATCTAGTGAGGAGGACTCCGACTTTGGCAGCAACGccagcgatgatgatgacgacgaggatgctgAACTCGAcagcgacgaggagggtgaggacTGGGATGAGTTGGAGCGCAAGGCGAAGAAGCGAGATCGTGAGAGCGccatggaggatgaggaccgtggcagcaagaagaagcgcaagcgcTAA
- a CDS encoding 5-hydroxyisourate hydrolase, translating to MASLSAKDPITCHVLDTQAGRPARGVRVRLEGPVPAPAPGANPHTQPQPKTFESITDDDGRVLVWLPYSSADSAGEIPVYTLLDVLDERKGQGPSRWTLRFDTAAYFGEEKTFFPEVTITFRVEEGQHYHVPLLLSPYSYTSYRGS from the coding sequence ATGGCCTCACTCTCCGCAAAGGACCCCATCACCTGCCACGTCCTCGACACCCAGGCCGGTCGCCCCGCCCGCGGCGTCCGCGTCCGCCTCGAAGGACCCGTCCCCGCTCCAGCACCCGGAGCCAACCCGCACACCCAGCCCCAGCCCAAGACGTTCGAATCCatcaccgacgacgacggtcGCGTCCTCGTCTGGCTGCCCTACAGCTCCGCCGACTCTGCCGGCGAGATCCCCGTCTACACCCTCCTCGACGTGCTCGACGAGCGCAAGGGCCAGGGACCCTCGCGCTGGACCCTGCGCTTCGACACGGCCGCCTACTTTGGCGAGGAAAAGACCTTTTTCCCAGAGGTGACCATCACCTTTCGTGTCGAAGAGGGGCAGCACTACCATGTGCCACTGTTGTTGAGCCCATATAGCTATACTTCTTACCGCGGAAGCTAG